The genomic stretch GTAAGAGCAGCGCTCGATCGATTTGCCGCGATCTACGAACAGCGCGATGTGGAAAGTCTCCTTGCCATGCTGATTCCGGACCCAGACGTCACCGTACTGGGGTCGGGTCCGGATGAACGGCGCATCGGACTTACCCAAGTGCGCGAGCAAGTTGAGCGAGATTGGCAACAATCCGACGCAGCTTCCGTTGAGTACGGTTGGATGCAGATCTCGGCATGTGGATCCGTGGCATGGGTTGCCAGCGACGTAACGTTTTCTGCGACAATCGACGGTGAAACCGAGCAGTTCACCGGTCGCTTGACGGTCGTGTTAGAAAAGCGTGAAGAGACTTGGCTGATCGCTCAGTGGCATTTCGCCATTCCCCCCGCGGCGCAAGAAATCGGGAAGAGTTTCCCGGCGTAGCAGCGAGGGTTCACATGCGAATCATCTTGTCTGGGTCGTCAGGGCTGATAGGGTCGGCACTCGTTTCGTCGCTTCAATCCGCTGGAAACGACGTTATCCGGTTTGTGCGCCGTGCCAGTTCCGATCCCGCGACAGAAATCGAATGGGATCCCGCCCGAGGGAGGATTGACATGTCCTCGCTGAACGGGGCGGATGCGATCATTCACCTGTCAGGCGAGAATGTAGCAGCCGGCCGCTGGACCTCAGCCCGTAAGGTGGCAATACGCGAAAGCCGTGTCCAGACCACTTCTTTCTTGGCGAGTGTGATTTCCCAGATGGAGCAACCGCCGAAGACATGGCTGTGCGCTTCTGCAATCGGGTACTACGGCGACACGCAGGACCGAGTCGTTACCGAGATCGACCAGCCGGGCAACGGATTCCTGGCGGATGTGTGTCGCGCATGGGAGAATGCAACCCGGCCGGCGGCGGACGCAGGAATCCGGGTAGTCAATCTGCGTTTTGGGGTCGT from Candidatus Hydrogenedentota bacterium encodes the following:
- a CDS encoding TIGR01777 family oxidoreductase, giving the protein MRIILSGSSGLIGSALVSSLQSAGNDVIRFVRRASSDPATEIEWDPARGRIDMSSLNGADAIIHLSGENVAAGRWTSARKVAIRESRVQTTSFLASVISQMEQPPKTWLCASAIGYYGDTQDRVVTEIDQPGNGFLADVCRAWENATRPAADAGIRVVNLRFGVVLSDRGGALEKMLMPIRLGVGGALGDGRQYVSWVALEDAIGGILHVLNSRDVSGPVNITSPNPVTNMELTKTLGRVLSRPTALAAPAFALRLALGEMADEMLLTGARALPERLLQSGYRFAWPDLEPALRHLLKQ
- a CDS encoding nuclear transport factor 2 family protein: MKADPRTATEVRAALDRFAAIYEQRDVESLLAMLIPDPDVTVLGSGPDERRIGLTQVREQVERDWQQSDAASVEYGWMQISACGSVAWVASDVTFSATIDGETEQFTGRLTVVLEKREETWLIAQWHFAIPPAAQEIGKSFPA